TTTTAAATGTTCATCCAGGTAGTCATTTAAATAAATTTTCTAAAAAAATGTGTTTAAATCGAATTTCAGAGTCTATAAATATTATTTTAGAACAAACAAAAAATGTTATTTTAGTTCTTGAAAATACTGCAGGTCAAGGAACAAATTTAGGATATCGATTTGAGCATTTATCTGATATTTTAGATAAAGTAAATAATAAAAATCGAATTGGTATTTGTATTGATACATGTCATTTGTTTGCTTCAGGATATGATATACGTGATTTAGATAATTATTATAAAACTTTTAGTGATTTTGATAAATATATTGGATTTAATTATTTAAAAGGGATACATTTAAATGATTCAAAGAATAATTTAGGAAGTCGTAAAGATCGACATGAAAATTTAGGTTTAGGATATATTGGAAAAAATTTTTTTAAAATTTTTATGAAAGATAAAAGATTTAATAAAAAACCTATAATTTTAGAAACAATAAATAATAAATTATGGAAAAAAGAAATTTCTTGGTTAAAAAAACAAGCATTTTAAAGTAAATTAAATTTTTTTAAATTAATTTGTTTAATAATTTGTGAGAGATTAATTATGATAACTATTTATGGAACAGAAAGACTAAAATCTGGGACTAGTTATAGTAGACAATTAAGATGTGAAAATAGTTTACCATCAATAGTATACGGAAAAAAAAAAAAAAATTTATTAATTAAATTAAAACAAAATGATATTATAAATTTTTTTAATAAAAATAAACTTCAAAGTAATATATTATTAGTTATTAATAAAAAAAAAATTAAAGTTATTTTAAAAGAAGTTCAAAGACATCCATATAAACATAA
The window above is part of the Buchnera aphidicola (Periphyllus testudinaceus) genome. Proteins encoded here:
- the rplY gene encoding 50S ribosomal protein L25; this encodes MITIYGTERLKSGTSYSRQLRCENSLPSIVYGKKKKNLLIKLKQNDIINFFNKNKLQSNILLVINKKKIKVILKEVQRHPYKHKFLHIDFLRI
- the nfo gene encoding deoxyribonuclease IV → MKYIGPHVSISKGIVQSLENSYKLKSTAIGFFIKNPLRWKISKISKKVIKNFKKKCKKYNYSMKQILPHSGFLVNLGHPNKFFLNKSIKSLIDEVLLCDKLGLNFLNVHPGSHLNKFSKKMCLNRISESINIILEQTKNVILVLENTAGQGTNLGYRFEHLSDILDKVNNKNRIGICIDTCHLFASGYDIRDLDNYYKTFSDFDKYIGFNYLKGIHLNDSKNNLGSRKDRHENLGLGYIGKNFFKIFMKDKRFNKKPIILETINNKLWKKEISWLKKQAF